A segment of the Aridibaculum aurantiacum genome:
ACAAATGGTAAAACCAAAATGGATCTATAAATAAAGCCGCAGTTTTAATACTGTGGCTTTTCTGTTTTATAGCGGTTATGGTTACTTCTTTAATCCACTGCTACATCTTCTCAAAGCTTCACATTTCTTCATGCAATATTGCTCTATATAATTTTCAATTCTATTGCATCTTCTGCAGGCATAGAATTTTAGCATTTGATGCATGCAAACAAGTCTGCTGCAACAAATCAACCGTTTACTGTTAGGCATCTTGCTTTTCTTTAGCTTGCTTTATCTTGGAAGGCCTTTTTTGATTCCTGTTTCTATTGGTCTACTATTCTCCATTCTACTATTGCCTGTTGCTTCTAAACTAGAAGAAAAAGCTTTTAGCAGGACTGCCGCAGCAGGTACATGTATCATAGGTTTGGTGATTATTATTTTTGCTTTATCATTCTTTCTCACCAATCAGGTAATAGGTTTCATTAATGATCTGCCTGCTATAAAAGGCAACCTCGAAAATAAGCTTGATAGTATACAGGATTATATAGATGATAAGCTGGACATGCCACGGGAAGAGCAGGCTAGAAAGATGGATGTACAAGTATCTAACCTTTTTCAACGAATGGGAAATATGCTTACCACCATGTTGTACAGCACAGGCACGCTGTTAATGGATTTCTTCATCATTGCCTTGTATGCCTTCTTCTTTATAAGCTATAGGAGACGCTTCAAGAACTTTATTCTGAAACTTATATCAAAGAAGCAGGAAGGAAAGGCTGATGAGATTTTTGAAAAAGTAGCGAACGTTGCTAACTCTTATATTGTTGGTGTATCGCTGGTGGTGCTCATACTTGCTGCTTGTAATACTATCGCACTATCACTTATTGGCATCAGGCAGGCTTTATTCTTTGGCGTGCTTGCAGGGTTGCTGAATATTATCCCATTCATTGGTTCGTTGGTAGGCAGCGCTATTCCTGTTTTGGTACTGTTGTTAACCCGAGATTCTTATTCAGCAGCGCTTACTGCGGCTATATATTTCCTCGGAATCCAGTTGGTGGAAAGTTATTTTCTTACACCCAATATAACAGGTAATAAAGTAAAACTAAATCCCATGGCTACCATTATGGCGCTTATGCTTGGTGCTTTGGTTTGGGGTGTTGCCGGGATGATATTGTTCATTCCGTACCTGGGTGTGCTAAAGGTTTTATTCGATAATGTAGAGTCGCTAAAACCCTTTGGCGCCATCATTGGAAATGAACAGGATATCAAAGAAAGGAGAAATTAGTGGCCTTCAAGTCAGGTTCATTCACTCCACAGCGCAACTGAATGAAATGATTAAGCATCTTCAACTAATTATGGTTGTGCTATCGATTAATCTTTATATTGCTGTAGCAGCAGTAGGTTGATCAACCGGCATGCCGCTCTAACGATTGTAAACTATACTCCTTTATATGCCAATTCGGAAATTGCTTGTCGCAAACCGTGGTGAAATTGCTATACGTGTACTTCGCGCCGCCACGGAACTACTTATCAAAACAGTTGCTATTTACACCTACGAAGACCGCTACTCATTGCATAGGTACAAAGCTGATGAATCGTACCAGGTAGGTAAAAACGATGATCCACTGAAGCCTTATCTTGACATTGAAGAGATCATTCGTGTGGCCAAGCGAGAGCAGGTAGATGCCATTCATCCTGGGTATGGATTTCTTAGTGAAAATGCAGTTTTCGCCCGCCGGTGCAGGGAAGAAGGGATAATTTTTGTTGGCCCTACACCTGAGGTAATGGAACAGCTCGGTGATAAAATTGCCGCTAAAAAAGTAGCTAAGGCTGCAAATGTGCCCCTTATAGAAGATTGCGAAGTAGATTCATCAACGCCTGGCGAGGCAATAACCGAAGCAGAAAAAATTGGTTTTCCTGTGATTATCAAAGCAGCTGCGGGTGGCGGTGGAAGGGGTATGCGTGTAGTTCGTTCTGCAGAAGAGCTGGTGAAGAACATAACAGAAGCAGGCAATGAAGCACGTGTTGCTTTTGGCAATGCTACAGTATTTCTTGAAAAGTTTATCGAAGAGCCCAAGCATATAGAAGTGCAGGTAATGGGCGACAACCATGGCAATCTTGTTCACATATTTGAACGGGATTGTTCTGTACAGCGGCGCTTCCAAAAAGTTGTGGAAGTGGCACCAGCTACTTCATTGAAAGAGATAACGAAACAGAAGCTGTATGATTATGCTATCCGCATTTGCAAGCAGGTAAATTATAATAATGTTGGTACGGTTGAATTCCTGGTTGACAGGGAAGAGAATATCTTCTTTATAGAAGTGAATCCGCGCATACAAGTGGAGCATACGGTAACGGAAGAAATAACTGGAATTGATATTGTAAAGAACCAACTGCTAATAGCGCAAGGACACAAGCTTACTGATCCGGAAATCAATATACAGTCGCAGGCGCAGATCACTTACTCTGGTGTGGCCATACAATGTAGAGTTACAACAGAAGATCCTTCCAATGGTTTCAAACCTGACTACGGTACCATCATCGCGTACCGCAATGCCGGCGGACCCGGGATACGATTGGATGAAGGAAGTTCTTACCCCGGTGTAAGCATTTCACCTTTCTTTGATTCTTTATTGGTGAAAGTAACAGCATCGGGACGCAACCTTGCAGAGAGTTGCGAAAGACTGGTGAGGACTTTACGCGAGTTCAGGATTCGCGGCGTCAATACCAATATTGCATTTCTTGAGAATGTATTGCAGAACCAGATATTTCAAAATGGAGCCGCTACAGTAGGTTTCATTGATGCACATCCTGAACTATTTCACCTGGTGCCTCGCCAGGACCGGGGTACCAAGGCTTTAAAATACATAGCAGAAGTGATTGTAAATGGCAATCCTGATGTAAACAAAGTAGACCCCTCAGTTACTTTCAGAACACCTGTTGTGCCTGATATTGATCATTCTAAAAATATAGAAGGAAGTAAGGAACGGCTAATAAGACTTGGCAGAGAAGGTTTTGTTGAATGGCTAAAAAACGAGAAGGCAATTCAATATACTGATACCACTTTCAGAGATGCACACCAATCGTTGCTGGCTACGAGGGTGAGAAGCATCGACATGCTCAAAGTAGCAGAAGCCGTTTCTAAAAATCATCCTGAACTGTTCTCGCTGGAGATGTGGGGTGGGGCAACGTTTGATGTAGCATTGCGCTTTTTACACGAAAACCCATGGCAGCGCCTGCGCATGTTAAGGGAACGCATACCCAACATCCTTTTCCAGATGTTGATTCGCGGTTCCAACGCGGTTGGTTATACAGCCTATCCTGATAATCTTGTTGAAACCTTTATCGAGAAATCATGGGAGGAGGGTATTGACATCTTCAGGATATTCGATTCGCTCAACTGGCTGGAAGGAATGAAGGTGAGCATCAATGCAGTGAAAGAAAGAACAGGTGGACTTGCAGTAGCTTGCATCTGCTATACCGGCGACTTCCTTGATAAAGAACGAAACCACAAGTTCAACCTGCAATACTATCTTGATCTTGCACGGCAACTGGAAGATGCAGGTACACATATTTTAGGAATCAAAGATATGGCTGGCTTGCTGAAGCCTATGCAGGCGCAGGTACTGGTACAAGAGCTGAAAAAAGTAGTAGACATCCCTATCCATCTTCATACGCACGATACATCTTCAATACAGCCTGCTACCTATTTAAAAGCCATTGAAGCTGGTGTAGATGTGATAGATGTTGCATTGGCTTCTATGTCAGGACTTACGTCACAACCTAATTTCAATTCCATCGTCGCGATGATGAAAGGGCATGAAAGGGAGCAACCGATGGATCTTCAAAAGCTGAATAAGCTGTCGACATATTGGGAAGATGTGAGAGAGATATATTACCCATTTGAATCAGAACTCAAAGCCGGTACTGCCGAGGTATTTGATCATGAGATCCCGGGAGGACAATACAGTAACCTTCGGCCGCAGGCGCGTAGTCTTGGGCTGGAAGACAAGTTTGAACTGGTGAAGAAGAACTATGAAGTAGTGAATAGGATGTTCGGTGATATTGTTAAGGTAACACCATCATCTAAAGTAGTGGGTGACATGGCTTTATTCATGACAGCCAATGGTTATACAGAAGAAGATGTATATGAAAAAGGAGAAGGGATGTCTTTCCCCGACTCTGTCATAGGTTTAATCAAAGGTGACCTTGGACAAACAGAAGGGGGCTTCCCGACCAAGCTTTCGCAGATCATTTTAAAAAATGAAAAGCCTTATACTGACAGGCCAAACGCGCATTTAAAGCCTATAGATTTTGAGGCAGCAATGCAACAATTTCAACAGCAGTTTGGGCAGCAGTACACCTTCTTAGACCTGTTGTCATACCTGTTCTATCCAAAGGTCTTCAGAGAATATCATGACCATTTAAACAAGTTTGGAGATCTTGATTACCTGCCTACAGATGTTTTCTTCTTTGGACTGAAGCCAAACCAGGAAACGCTTATTGAGCTTTCTCCGGGTAAAAGCATACTGGTGCGAATGCTATATACAAGTGCAACAGACGAAAACGGTGTGAAGCAGGTTTTCTTTAAACTAAATGGGCAAACGCGTTCAATTGAAGTGCGTGATAATAGCTTCACTGTAACGAAGCAGACAAATAAAAAAGTTAGTTCAGAGAAAGAGATCGGTGCGCCTTTACAAGGTCGACTTTCAGGAATTATGATAAAGCCGGGCGACCAGGTGGAGAAAAACCTCGCGCTATTCACCATTGAAGCAATGAAGATGGAGTCTACCATAGTAGCCTCTAAAACAGGTAAGGTGAAAAATGTAGTGCTGCAGGAAGGTGTGCTGGTAGAGCAGGATGATGTGGTGATAGAACTTGAATAGGAATAGCTTGATGTTTAGAAATTGCTACTGGTACTGGCGAGGTATTTTTACATCCTCATCCTAAACCAGCATCGATGGATATTAAGGAAGGAGAACATAATCTTTCATCGCCTGCAGGACTACCTGCAGGCTTTGATGTTTTAATAAAGACGTTGTCGCCACAAGGCTATCATTTCACAATAACAGCTAAAGACAGCGATGCAGCGATCTCAACTTTTTCATACAATCTTACATCTACAGATCACCAGTCTTATCTCGATCTTTTCGAAAAACTATCGAAGCTTTTTGGGCTGCGAATGCCGCAAAACCGGCGGCCGGTAATACAACCCACTTCTACAGCGCCTTACCGGGTGGTGCTAACAGATAACCTGCATCCAGGCATGTTGTATGGCTATGGTGATCCGGCAATTTTGAAAGTAGATGAACATGGAGAAACTTATTACTACCTGGCAGTTACTTCCAATGATGCACCCAATGCCTTCCCAATTCTTCGTTCTGCCGACCTGGTAAACTGGTCATTTGTAGATTATGTTTTTCCAAAAGGCAGAACGCCTGAATGGGCCAGCACCGGTGAAAACAATAGCGACTATTGGGCGCCTGAGATACACAAGATAGGAGATGAGTACAGGATATATTTTGTAGCACGCGAAAAACACACAAGCGAGTTGTGCATTGGAATGGCAAGCGCTCCTTCGCCAGCAGGGCCTTTTGTGCCGGCAGACAAACCTATGCTTACCAATAATGTAATAGATCCGCATGTTTTTGTAACTGCTGGTAATGATGCTTACCTGTACTGGAAGGAGGACAACAACGATGTATGGCCTGCAAAAATGCTGGATCTTCTTTACCAACATCCACAACTGGTAAGCGAATTAATAGCTGTTGAAGAAGACAAACGAACTGCTTCATTGATCATTACCTTATGGCTTTGGGCAAAGAAGCTACCACCAATGGAGCGGTTCCAGGCCATTCAAATCTTCATAGAGATCATCATAGCAGATTATACCTCTTACTACCAGCAACTGTTGCAAATGCAAAAGCAGCAGCCAGGTTTAAATGAACTGATAGCACCTGTAGTTCACTTCATGAAGACTCCGATGTATGCACAACAACTATCACCTGATGGGCAACAACTGGTGGGCGAAAAGGTAAAGGTGTTGGAAAATGACCTGGATTGGGAGGCTCACCTGATAGAAGGAATGTGGGTGACAGAACAGGATAATAAATACTATTTCTTTTATGCTGGTAACGACTTTTCAACTGATAAATATGGAATTGGCGTTGCTGTAGCCGATCACCCGCTAGGGCCATACCAAAAGATGCAAGCACCTTTCTTACAATCAACAAAGGATTGGTGGGCACCGGGGCATCCTTCGGTTACTACCTCGCCTGCGGGTAAGCCACTGCTGGTACTGCATGCCTACCATCCCGGCAAAGCAGGGTATAAACAGCTGCGTGTTTTGCTCATGGTGCAATTGCAATTTTCAGCCGGAGAAGTAAAAGCAATAGAACCTATGCTGTAAGTTCTAAAGCTTCTGGTAGATAATAGCCGCTGTAGCTGGCATTGAAGCTTGGTTCAACTTATTGATTTCTTTAGATAAATGTTTCATTACCGCTTCCTGAACTGTGGGTGCAACGTGCTATTTTTGCAGCCAAAAGTTTGCGCTAGTAGCGTGTAGAGGAGCATATGAAATTATTCCCGGAATCGGCAGCAGTACAGTTAGAGTTTGACAAGGTAAAAGACCTGCTGGTAGAGCATTGTAAAAGTGAATATGGTAAGAGTAAGGCAGCATCATTACGCATCCATACACGCAAAGATTTTTTAGAAAGAGAACTTAACCAGTCAAACGAATACATGTTAATAGCTGGAGCCGGCCAGCATTTTCCCAATGATTATGTACTAAACATCCAGAAAGACCTGAAGCTTCTTGGTATACCAGGCGCCGTACTGGTAGGCGATCAGTTCATGAGCATCAGGAAACTGGCACTTAGCCTGCAATCTATTTTCCGATGGTTTGATAACGAACGGCGTTTAGCTTATCCTGCACTTACTCATGTGATAGAAGACACCTATTACGAAAAGAATATTCTTGAGTGGATAGACCTGGTACTGGATGAACTGGGCAATGTAAAGGATAATGCAAGTGAAGAATTGCAGCGCATCCGGATGGCTCTTTTCCGCAAAAGAAATGAACTGAGACGGGTGTTTGAAAAAGTGATCGCACGACTGGCTAAGCAAGGTTATACTGCTGATATAGATGAAAGCTTTAGCAACGGCAGGCGAGTGGTTGCCGTTTTTTCTGAATACAAGCGCCAGGTAAAAGGTATCCTTCACGGAGAAAGTGATACGCGCAAAACGGCATATATAGAACCGGAAGAAACCACTGAATTAAACAACGACATCTTTAGCCTGGAGAACGAAGAGCGGAAAGAGGTGCAAAGGATCTTTAGAAAACTTACCGCCGACCTTTCTGTTTATGCACACTTGCTACAGGGTTATCACACCATCATTGGAGAATATGATTTTATAAGAGCAAAAGCTCTGCTGGCGCTGGATATGAACGCCGCAATGCCAACGCTTATGGATAAGGCTCATATTGAACTCATCAATGCCTACCACCCGCTGTTGTACCTGTACAACAAAGCTGCTAATAAACCTACCATTCCAGTTACCATTACATTGAATGACAAGAACAGGATACTGGTAATAAGCGGGCCGAATGCCGGGGGTAAAACTGTTACTTTAAAAACTGTTGGGCTGTTGCAGATCATGATGCAAAGCGGCTTGCTGGTTCCTGTTGGTGGTCTGTCGCAGATGGGGATTTTCAAACAGCTGATGATACATATTGGCGATACCCAAAGCCTGGAGTTTGAACTGAGTACCTATAGCAGTCACCTGAAAAACATGCGTCACTTTATGGAAGTGGCAAATGGTAAAACACTATTTTTTATAGACGAATTGGGTAGCGGTAGTGACCCTAATTTAGGTGGTGCTTTTGCTGAAGTTATCATGGAAGAACTGGCGCACAAACATTCTTTTGGAATTGTTACTACACACTACCTCAACCTGAAGGTGATGGCCAATAAAGTTCCCGGTATCATCAATGGAGCTATGGCCTTTGACGAGATCAACCTGCTGCCGATGTACCGGCTCATCGTAGGTAAACCAGGTAGTTCCTATACATTTTCGATAGCGGAAAGAATAGGCTTACCAAAGCACCTGATAAACAAAGCACGTAAACTGGTAGATGAAGAGCATTTTACTTTAGATAAATTACTGAACCGCACTGAGCAGGACCTTCGTGAACTGGAGCAGAAAGAGAAGGAGCTTCATAAACTTATTCGCGAAAATGAAAAGCTGAAAAAAGAGATGACGCAGGTAATGGATAAAGAGCGTCATCGCCAGCAGGTAGAAATTTTAAAACAACAAAACCAGCTGACAGATGAAAAGCTGGCAAACCTGAAAGACCTGGAAAGAAAGATCAGGCAAATACTGATTGACTGGCGTAAAGCCGAAGACAAGGCAGAAATCATCAAGCAGATGCACAACTTGTTGTTTAAAAAGAAAGAGCAGGTAGTGGTGAATAAACTTGCTAAAAAAGTTGAAGGGAAGTATAAGGAAGTGAAAGGCGAAATAGTGGTAGGTGCTAAAGTAAAGTTGAAGAAAAACTACCAGGTAGGAGAGGTGAAGGAAATACGCGGCAAGCGGGCTGTTGTGCAGGTGGGCATGTTACCTATGAGTGTAGAGATGAATGATCTAGTGCTGGTGGAAGAAAAAGCCGCGGAATAGCAGGTAAGTTTTTAGCCTAATTATAAAGTGATTAAATAAATACAATATTTATTCGTTATAGACTTACCATGACTATTACAGGTTAATATTGCAGTCCCCAATGTACCAACCGCTACACCTTTCACAATCCAATATTGATCGCCCCGATCACGGGACGCTTCATACATTCATGGAAAGGCATGTTGGTTATCTTTTGGTCGACAGAAAAAAGAGAGTAGAAGACGTAAATACTCATTACCATTTATTTCATTCCTGCTTTAATACCCATTTACCGGAGCGCTTCTCTATTTTGGAAAAATCCACATTTGAAAATTTTCCTGCAAATTTCTACACCAATTTATCCTCTTTAATTTCCGGAGAAGCAGAAAGCTTTATATTTCAGGTTCAAGATCCAAATCAAAAACATATTTCTTACCAGGTACAGTTGCAAAACCTTTCAGGTGCTATTCCTGGTAAGTCTTCTGTAGGGATATTTGTTCAACCAATGAGACTAACAATTTCTGCTAACCAACCTGCCTCAATCGAACTGTTTGAGGTGCTTGTACAACAATCAACTGATGTGTACCAACTTGCCGATGCAGGTTTTATCATCAACTACACCAGCAATGCCGTAGAGAATGTACTGGGTTATGCTCCTCATCATTTTATTGGTAAATCTGTATTGGAGGCCATTCACCCTGATGACAGGGATAATGTGAAAGAGTGGCTGATAAGCTTACGAGCAATAAAAGAAAGGCTGGTAACACTTGAATACCGTGTAAAGAATAAAGAAGGCGACTGGGTTTGGATTGAGAACAATGGAAGAAACATGCTGGATCACCCACATGTGGGCAGCATTGTTATGAACTTCAGGAATATTCAATCCAAGAAGATAGCAGACCATGCGCTGGTGCAGGCAGAACAAAGGTTATCAATGCTGCTGAACAATACTGAAGAATCGTTCATCATAGTCAACAGCAGGCTGCGTA
Coding sequences within it:
- a CDS encoding AI-2E family transporter; this translates as MQTSLLQQINRLLLGILLFFSLLYLGRPFLIPVSIGLLFSILLLPVASKLEEKAFSRTAAAGTCIIGLVIIIFALSFFLTNQVIGFINDLPAIKGNLENKLDSIQDYIDDKLDMPREEQARKMDVQVSNLFQRMGNMLTTMLYSTGTLLMDFFIIALYAFFFISYRRRFKNFILKLISKKQEGKADEIFEKVANVANSYIVGVSLVVLILAACNTIALSLIGIRQALFFGVLAGLLNIIPFIGSLVGSAIPVLVLLLTRDSYSAALTAAIYFLGIQLVESYFLTPNITGNKVKLNPMATIMALMLGALVWGVAGMILFIPYLGVLKVLFDNVESLKPFGAIIGNEQDIKERRN
- a CDS encoding pyruvate carboxylase — protein: MPIRKLLVANRGEIAIRVLRAATELLIKTVAIYTYEDRYSLHRYKADESYQVGKNDDPLKPYLDIEEIIRVAKREQVDAIHPGYGFLSENAVFARRCREEGIIFVGPTPEVMEQLGDKIAAKKVAKAANVPLIEDCEVDSSTPGEAITEAEKIGFPVIIKAAAGGGGRGMRVVRSAEELVKNITEAGNEARVAFGNATVFLEKFIEEPKHIEVQVMGDNHGNLVHIFERDCSVQRRFQKVVEVAPATSLKEITKQKLYDYAIRICKQVNYNNVGTVEFLVDREENIFFIEVNPRIQVEHTVTEEITGIDIVKNQLLIAQGHKLTDPEINIQSQAQITYSGVAIQCRVTTEDPSNGFKPDYGTIIAYRNAGGPGIRLDEGSSYPGVSISPFFDSLLVKVTASGRNLAESCERLVRTLREFRIRGVNTNIAFLENVLQNQIFQNGAATVGFIDAHPELFHLVPRQDRGTKALKYIAEVIVNGNPDVNKVDPSVTFRTPVVPDIDHSKNIEGSKERLIRLGREGFVEWLKNEKAIQYTDTTFRDAHQSLLATRVRSIDMLKVAEAVSKNHPELFSLEMWGGATFDVALRFLHENPWQRLRMLRERIPNILFQMLIRGSNAVGYTAYPDNLVETFIEKSWEEGIDIFRIFDSLNWLEGMKVSINAVKERTGGLAVACICYTGDFLDKERNHKFNLQYYLDLARQLEDAGTHILGIKDMAGLLKPMQAQVLVQELKKVVDIPIHLHTHDTSSIQPATYLKAIEAGVDVIDVALASMSGLTSQPNFNSIVAMMKGHEREQPMDLQKLNKLSTYWEDVREIYYPFESELKAGTAEVFDHEIPGGQYSNLRPQARSLGLEDKFELVKKNYEVVNRMFGDIVKVTPSSKVVGDMALFMTANGYTEEDVYEKGEGMSFPDSVIGLIKGDLGQTEGGFPTKLSQIILKNEKPYTDRPNAHLKPIDFEAAMQQFQQQFGQQYTFLDLLSYLFYPKVFREYHDHLNKFGDLDYLPTDVFFFGLKPNQETLIELSPGKSILVRMLYTSATDENGVKQVFFKLNGQTRSIEVRDNSFTVTKQTNKKVSSEKEIGAPLQGRLSGIMIKPGDQVEKNLALFTIEAMKMESTIVASKTGKVKNVVLQEGVLVEQDDVVIELE
- a CDS encoding family 43 glycosylhydrolase, giving the protein MDIKEGEHNLSSPAGLPAGFDVLIKTLSPQGYHFTITAKDSDAAISTFSYNLTSTDHQSYLDLFEKLSKLFGLRMPQNRRPVIQPTSTAPYRVVLTDNLHPGMLYGYGDPAILKVDEHGETYYYLAVTSNDAPNAFPILRSADLVNWSFVDYVFPKGRTPEWASTGENNSDYWAPEIHKIGDEYRIYFVAREKHTSELCIGMASAPSPAGPFVPADKPMLTNNVIDPHVFVTAGNDAYLYWKEDNNDVWPAKMLDLLYQHPQLVSELIAVEEDKRTASLIITLWLWAKKLPPMERFQAIQIFIEIIIADYTSYYQQLLQMQKQQPGLNELIAPVVHFMKTPMYAQQLSPDGQQLVGEKVKVLENDLDWEAHLIEGMWVTEQDNKYYFFYAGNDFSTDKYGIGVAVADHPLGPYQKMQAPFLQSTKDWWAPGHPSVTTSPAGKPLLVLHAYHPGKAGYKQLRVLLMVQLQFSAGEVKAIEPML
- a CDS encoding endonuclease MutS2; this encodes MKLFPESAAVQLEFDKVKDLLVEHCKSEYGKSKAASLRIHTRKDFLERELNQSNEYMLIAGAGQHFPNDYVLNIQKDLKLLGIPGAVLVGDQFMSIRKLALSLQSIFRWFDNERRLAYPALTHVIEDTYYEKNILEWIDLVLDELGNVKDNASEELQRIRMALFRKRNELRRVFEKVIARLAKQGYTADIDESFSNGRRVVAVFSEYKRQVKGILHGESDTRKTAYIEPEETTELNNDIFSLENEERKEVQRIFRKLTADLSVYAHLLQGYHTIIGEYDFIRAKALLALDMNAAMPTLMDKAHIELINAYHPLLYLYNKAANKPTIPVTITLNDKNRILVISGPNAGGKTVTLKTVGLLQIMMQSGLLVPVGGLSQMGIFKQLMIHIGDTQSLEFELSTYSSHLKNMRHFMEVANGKTLFFIDELGSGSDPNLGGAFAEVIMEELAHKHSFGIVTTHYLNLKVMANKVPGIINGAMAFDEINLLPMYRLIVGKPGSSYTFSIAERIGLPKHLINKARKLVDEEHFTLDKLLNRTEQDLRELEQKEKELHKLIRENEKLKKEMTQVMDKERHRQQVEILKQQNQLTDEKLANLKDLERKIRQILIDWRKAEDKAEIIKQMHNLLFKKKEQVVVNKLAKKVEGKYKEVKGEIVVGAKVKLKKNYQVGEVKEIRGKRAVVQVGMLPMSVEMNDLVLVEEKAAE